One stretch of Manis pentadactyla isolate mManPen7 chromosome 10, mManPen7.hap1, whole genome shotgun sequence DNA includes these proteins:
- the LOC130679362 gene encoding uncharacterized protein LOC130679362 encodes MSPEESWEHKEDISEAEPVGGSFGGGRPPEESAQEMMEEEEELSLWQHHLIALDVQRVSRSRWQRALSDEHGCPPQQLHHWDIWLWVRTEWENWSQEPFLGRVESELPGCSWPEHTLYLPHGQHTSGHVWDCSHHLGLWSYDPDHPQQDQFLSVWQYHPITLHVLGASRPRWQWGLWDERGCPQQQLHHKDVPLCGKVESENWWYSTFRRRLDLEIPGCCWTEYILCLPRGQHASEHICVCSYHLGLWSYDPDHQQWDQ; translated from the exons ATGTCCCCAGAAGAATCATGGGAGCACAAAGAAGACATCAGTGAAGCAGAGCCAGTGGGTGGCTCCTTTGGAGGTGGAAGGCCCCCAGAGGAAAGTGCCCAGGAgatgatggaggaggaagaggag CTCAGTCTTTGGCAGCACCACCTCATCGCCCTTGACGTCCAGCGTGTGAGCAGGTCCCGCTGGCAGAGGGCACTTTCGGATGAGCATGgatgccccccacagcagctccaccactgggatatttggctttgggtcaggacggagtgggagaactggtctcaagaaccctttctggggagggTTGAATccgaactccctgggtgcagctggccagagcacaccctctacCTTCCACATGGCCAGCACACCTCAGGACACGTCTGGGATTGCAG CCACCACCTCGGGCTTTGGAGCTACGACCCAGATCACCCGCAGCAGGACCAGTTCCTTAGTGTATGGCAGTACCACCCCATCACCCTTCATGTCCTGGGTGCCAGCAGGCcccgctggcagtgggggctttgggatgagcgtggctgcccccaacagcagctccaccacaagGACGTTCCACTTTGCGGCAAGGTGGAGTCGGAAAACTGGTGGTACAGCACCTTTCGAAGGAGGCTTGATTTAGAAATCCCAGGGTGCTGCTGGACAGAATACATCCTCTGTCTGCCacgtggccagcacgcctcagaacacatctgtgtttgcag ctaCCACCTCGGGCTTTGGAGCTAcgacccagaccaccagcagtGGGACCAGTAG
- the LOC130679118 gene encoding putative nuclear envelope pore membrane protein POM 121B — protein MIHVSSFLTAMTSGFGAVTQTTSCGNNTSVNGSTLSSPFTSRASAGPTGSGGFGMSMAAPHSSSTSGAFGVGSGRSGRTGLKNPFWGALKPSSLDAAGQSTPSTFHLASTPQDTSGIAAITLAFAAMTLTTSSGTCRSVFGSTTSLPFTSRVSAGPAGIRGVRMSMTTPHSSSTTGTFGVGSVRSGRTGLRNPFWGKLNPNSVDVVGQSTHPLSFTWPAHVRTPLGLQGAVSL, from the exons atgatccatgtttcctcctttcttaCAGCCATGACCTCGGGCTTTGGAGCCGTGACCCaaaccaccagctgtgggaacaaTACATCAGTGAACGGCAGCACCCTCTCctcgcccttcacatccagggcatcagcaggccccactggcagtgggggtttTGGGATGAGCATGGCTgcaccccacagcagctccacctctGGGGCATTCGGCGTTGGGTCAGgtcggagtgggagaactggtctcaagaaccctttctggggagcgttgaaaccgagctccctggatgcagctggccagagcacaccctctacCTTCCACCTGGCCAGTACACCTCAGGACACGTCTGGGATTGCAG ccatcaccttggCCTTTGCAGCTATGACCCTGACCACCAGCAGCGGGACCTGTAGGTCAGTCTTTGGCAGCACCACCTCATTGCCCTTtacatccagggtgtcagcaggtccTGCTGGCATTCGGGGCGTTCGGATGAGCATGACtaccccccacagcagctccaccactgggacaTTCGGCGTTGGATCTGTACgtagtgggagaactggtctcaggaaccctttctggggaaagTTGAATCCGAACTCCGTGGATGTGGTTGGCCAGAGCACACACCCTCTATCTTTCACATGGCCAGCACACGTCAGGACACCTCTGGgattgcag ggtgctgtctctctctga